A region from the Paludisphaera rhizosphaerae genome encodes:
- a CDS encoding NYN domain-containing protein, with protein MLRFVTFVDGSNLDGVLKHLNLRVDDYGSFYRHVFEQSVHFWGRTFAEGSNWPTAQHSRIYWYVVGKMDEWDLNDPKAEARLRARFEVNPRLRDAYIEDAARRNPDLPLDRRLEEAWNVCFAETREWYEGKRRALERKKRFYHGVQSATDFVEIRQEGHWKVDLLNHTVNEKGLDTSLAVDMVALQDTYDIALLISGDADGIPGINYVKSRSKHVGVAEFRKGSPADFPAKGASSRLKIAADFVVQVYESELLRRSLAYRAADVGDYQSASSFGASESSF; from the coding sequence ATGTTAAGGTTTGTCACGTTCGTTGATGGGTCCAATCTGGACGGCGTATTGAAGCATCTGAACCTGCGAGTGGACGATTACGGGTCGTTCTATCGCCACGTCTTCGAACAGAGCGTCCACTTCTGGGGGCGCACCTTCGCCGAGGGGTCCAACTGGCCCACGGCGCAACACTCGCGGATCTACTGGTACGTCGTAGGCAAGATGGACGAGTGGGACCTTAACGATCCCAAGGCGGAAGCTCGTCTCCGCGCCCGGTTCGAGGTCAATCCCCGCCTCCGCGACGCCTACATCGAGGACGCCGCCCGCCGTAATCCGGACCTTCCGCTGGATCGCCGCCTGGAAGAGGCCTGGAACGTCTGCTTCGCTGAGACGCGCGAGTGGTACGAGGGCAAGCGGCGGGCTCTGGAGCGTAAGAAGCGATTCTACCACGGCGTCCAGTCAGCCACCGACTTCGTCGAGATCCGCCAGGAAGGGCACTGGAAGGTCGACCTCTTGAACCATACGGTCAACGAGAAGGGGCTCGACACCAGTTTGGCGGTGGATATGGTGGCGCTTCAGGACACCTACGACATCGCCCTTCTGATCTCGGGCGACGCCGACGGGATTCCGGGAATCAACTACGTCAAAAGCCGCTCCAAGCACGTCGGAGTGGCCGAGTTCCGCAAGGGGTCGCCGGCCGACTTTCCCGCCAAGGGGGCCTCGTCCCGGCTGAAGATCGCGGCCGACTTCGTCGTCCAGGTGTATGAGTCCGAGTTGCTCCGGCGAAGCCTCGCCTACCGCGCGGCCGACGTGGGCGACTACCAGTCAGCGTCGTCTTTCGGCGCCTCTGAATCTTCGTTCTGA
- the purL gene encoding phosphoribosylformylglycinamidine synthase subunit PurL, producing the protein MLWHLDIEPAPGQPDSTGLRIAQEAVESGLPGPWKVAASRGFLVEGGLSADDVSDAARRVLVDPVVEKFRVESCPAASGAVGDALIHVFPKPGVTDPEAESALALLRDLGYSVDGARSVRSYRIEGPADLLPRLIQRVLANDAVEQAVVGPMSLDHLGQGKPYQFALIVVPIREMDDAELLKTSKEGQLSLSLAEMKTIQAHFRDLGRDPTDCELETLAQTWSEHCSHKTLRGRIDFDGTPIPNLLKRTIFSATQELGLDWLVSVFSDNAGVVRFDDDFDVCFKVETHNHPSAIDPYGGSNTGIGGVIRDALGTGLGSKPICNTDVFCVAPPNLPPDQLPAGVLHPKRVLKGVVAGVRDYGNRMGIPTVNGALVVDPAYLGNPLVFCGTVGVIPRGKAFKSVEPGDRIVAIGGRTGRDGIHGATFSSVELTSESESVSGGSVQIGDAITEKMVLDVIVQARDRGLFRAITDCGAGGFSSAVGEMGAESGAVVDLENAPLKYQGLSYTEIWISEAQERMVLAVPPESWEEFRDLCSMEGVEATDLGEFVDSGRLTLRYHGQVVGDLSMDFLHEGRPDVVRSATYTPSPARPIETPPSGDFTADLLKILSHWDVCSKEWIVRQYDHEVQARTVVKPLVGEHERGPGDASVILPVLGSHRGLAVSCGINPRYGRLDAYAMAACVIDEAVRNCVAVGADPDRIALLDNFCWGNPERPETLGSLVRAAQACREMALAYKTPFISGKDSLYNEYSHEGESLAIPPTLLISAIGQIPDVHRCVTMDFKAPGNLIVLVGTTRAEFGGSLWAETCGLEGGSVPVVDPAAGLATFRAVHRAIARGLIRSCHDLSEGGLAVAVAESAFAGRIGASISLKDVPCDSAAGSDAAILFSETPSRFLVEVEPDLLSDFAGVLEGLPYARLGVTKAAEAGEAARLVIEGVAGERVVDASLDELEDAWRRPLDW; encoded by the coding sequence ATGCTCTGGCACCTCGACATCGAACCCGCCCCCGGGCAACCCGACTCGACCGGCCTTCGCATCGCCCAGGAGGCGGTGGAATCCGGACTCCCCGGCCCCTGGAAGGTCGCCGCCAGCCGCGGCTTCCTCGTTGAGGGAGGGCTTTCCGCCGACGACGTGAGCGACGCCGCCCGTCGTGTGCTGGTCGACCCTGTCGTCGAGAAGTTCCGCGTGGAATCCTGCCCTGCCGCCTCGGGAGCGGTCGGGGACGCCCTGATCCACGTCTTCCCAAAGCCTGGCGTCACGGATCCCGAGGCCGAGAGCGCGCTGGCGCTGCTTCGAGATCTGGGATACTCCGTCGACGGCGCCCGAAGCGTCCGCAGCTATCGAATCGAAGGCCCGGCCGACCTGCTGCCTCGTCTCATCCAGCGCGTCCTTGCCAACGACGCCGTTGAGCAGGCCGTCGTCGGTCCGATGAGCCTGGACCACCTCGGCCAGGGCAAGCCTTACCAATTCGCCCTGATCGTCGTCCCGATCCGCGAGATGGACGACGCGGAGCTGCTGAAGACCAGCAAGGAAGGCCAGCTCTCGCTCAGCCTGGCCGAGATGAAGACGATCCAGGCGCATTTCCGCGACCTCGGCCGCGACCCCACCGACTGCGAGCTGGAGACCCTGGCCCAGACCTGGAGCGAGCACTGCTCGCACAAAACGCTCCGAGGCCGGATCGATTTCGACGGCACCCCGATCCCCAACCTCCTGAAGCGGACGATCTTCTCCGCCACCCAGGAATTGGGGCTCGACTGGCTTGTCAGCGTCTTCTCCGACAACGCCGGCGTCGTCCGGTTCGACGACGATTTCGACGTCTGCTTCAAGGTTGAGACCCACAACCACCCGTCGGCCATCGACCCCTACGGCGGATCCAACACGGGTATCGGCGGCGTGATCCGCGACGCGCTCGGCACCGGCCTGGGCTCCAAGCCGATCTGCAACACCGACGTCTTTTGCGTCGCTCCGCCGAACCTGCCGCCCGACCAACTCCCGGCGGGAGTCCTCCACCCCAAACGGGTGCTCAAGGGGGTCGTCGCGGGCGTTCGGGATTATGGCAACCGGATGGGGATCCCCACCGTCAACGGAGCCCTCGTCGTCGACCCGGCCTATCTGGGCAACCCTCTCGTCTTCTGCGGGACCGTGGGCGTAATTCCGCGCGGGAAGGCGTTCAAGAGCGTTGAGCCCGGAGATCGGATCGTGGCGATCGGCGGCCGGACCGGCCGGGACGGCATCCACGGCGCGACCTTCTCCTCGGTCGAACTGACCAGCGAGAGCGAATCCGTCTCCGGCGGCTCAGTGCAGATCGGCGACGCGATCACGGAGAAGATGGTGCTGGACGTGATCGTCCAGGCCCGCGACCGCGGCCTCTTCCGCGCGATCACCGACTGCGGCGCCGGCGGGTTCAGCTCAGCCGTGGGCGAGATGGGCGCCGAGTCCGGAGCCGTCGTCGATCTGGAAAACGCGCCGCTGAAGTATCAGGGGCTTTCCTACACCGAAATCTGGATCTCCGAGGCCCAGGAGCGCATGGTCCTGGCCGTCCCGCCGGAGAGTTGGGAAGAATTCCGAGACCTCTGCTCGATGGAGGGCGTCGAGGCCACCGATCTCGGCGAGTTCGTCGACAGCGGCCGGTTGACGCTCCGCTATCATGGCCAGGTGGTTGGCGACCTCTCGATGGACTTCCTCCACGAGGGTCGGCCGGACGTCGTCCGTTCCGCGACGTACACTCCGTCTCCTGCTCGGCCGATCGAGACTCCGCCCTCCGGCGACTTCACGGCCGATTTGCTCAAGATTCTGAGCCACTGGGACGTTTGCAGCAAGGAATGGATCGTCCGTCAGTACGACCACGAGGTCCAGGCTCGGACGGTGGTCAAGCCGCTTGTAGGCGAACACGAGCGGGGACCGGGCGACGCCTCGGTGATCCTGCCGGTCCTCGGCTCGCACCGGGGTCTTGCGGTCTCGTGCGGGATCAACCCCCGTTACGGACGGCTCGACGCGTACGCCATGGCCGCCTGCGTCATCGACGAGGCCGTGCGAAACTGCGTGGCCGTCGGTGCGGACCCCGACCGCATCGCCCTGCTCGACAACTTCTGCTGGGGGAATCCAGAGCGGCCCGAGACCCTCGGATCTCTCGTCCGCGCCGCGCAGGCCTGTCGGGAGATGGCGTTGGCCTATAAGACGCCGTTCATCTCCGGCAAGGACAGTCTGTACAACGAATACTCGCACGAGGGTGAGAGCCTGGCGATCCCCCCCACGCTGCTCATCAGCGCGATCGGTCAGATCCCCGACGTCCACCGTTGCGTGACGATGGATTTCAAGGCGCCCGGGAACCTGATCGTTCTGGTCGGGACGACGCGGGCGGAGTTCGGCGGGTCTCTCTGGGCCGAGACGTGTGGGCTCGAAGGAGGCTCGGTTCCTGTCGTCGACCCGGCGGCTGGACTCGCGACGTTCCGAGCCGTTCACCGGGCGATCGCTCGAGGACTGATCCGAAGCTGCCACGACCTCAGCGAGGGAGGCCTGGCCGTTGCGGTGGCCGAGTCCGCCTTCGCCGGCCGGATCGGCGCATCGATCTCGCTGAAGGACGTGCCCTGCGATTCCGCCGCCGGCTCCGACGCGGCGATTCTCTTCTCGGAGACGCCCTCGCGGTTTCTGGTCGAGGTTGAGCCCGACTTACTGTCGGACTTCGCCGGCGTCCTGGAAGGGCTCCCCTATGCTCGACTGGGCGTGACGAAGGCGGCGGAAGCGGGCGAGGCGGCGCGGTTGGTGATCGAGGGCGTCGCCGGCGAGCGCGTCGTCGACGCATCGCTGGACGAGTTGGAAGACGCCTGGCGCCGCCCTCTGGATTGGTAA
- a CDS encoding prephenate dehydrogenase: MGTVAVVGVGLIGGSIGMALRARGLAKEVVGVGRDLASLEVARERGAIDRATTDLARGVAEADVVVVCTPVGRVAEDVRRAADSAPPEALVTDAGSTKRAIVEAVEKSPRAAGMFVAAHPLAGSERSGAAFARADLYRDRVCVLTPTTRTPPGRLRRARTFWSGLGCRIVEMGPAEHDEVVAFTSHLPHALAAALAGAVPADWHPLAAGAFRDCTRVAGADTELWTAIFRENRGPLMNAVGKLQDRLAALKYALMNDDEEAIRRWWSDARSRRASFEAQQPPSV; this comes from the coding sequence TTGGGGACGGTTGCCGTCGTGGGCGTAGGGCTGATCGGCGGGTCGATCGGGATGGCGCTCCGTGCTCGGGGACTCGCGAAGGAGGTCGTCGGCGTCGGCCGGGATCTCGCAAGCCTGGAAGTCGCCCGCGAGCGAGGCGCGATCGACCGAGCGACGACCGACCTGGCTCGGGGGGTCGCCGAGGCCGACGTCGTCGTCGTCTGCACGCCCGTCGGCCGTGTGGCCGAGGATGTCCGGCGGGCCGCGGACTCAGCACCACCGGAAGCCCTTGTCACGGACGCCGGCAGTACCAAGCGGGCGATCGTGGAAGCCGTCGAGAAGAGCCCTCGCGCCGCCGGGATGTTCGTCGCCGCCCATCCCCTGGCCGGCTCCGAGCGTTCTGGAGCCGCCTTCGCTCGAGCCGACCTTTACCGCGATCGCGTCTGCGTGCTGACGCCGACGACCCGAACGCCTCCCGGTCGTCTTCGCCGCGCCCGCACGTTCTGGTCGGGGCTGGGCTGCCGGATCGTCGAGATGGGACCGGCCGAGCATGACGAGGTGGTGGCCTTTACCAGCCACCTGCCCCACGCCCTGGCCGCCGCACTTGCTGGCGCCGTCCCGGCCGACTGGCATCCGCTGGCTGCCGGCGCCTTCCGCGACTGCACCCGAGTGGCCGGCGCCGACACCGAACTCTGGACGGCCATCTTCCGCGAGAACCGCGGCCCCTTGATGAACGCCGTCGGCAAGCTTCAGGACCGCCTCGCCGCTCTCAAGTACGCCCTGATGAACGATGACGAGGAAGCCATCCGCCGATGGTGGAGCGACGCTCGATCGCGCCGCGCGTCGTTCGAAGCCCAGCAGCCCCCCAGCGTCTGA
- a CDS encoding protein kinase domain-containing protein encodes MDLVLRVTSGPHIGEERRIEGTEPMIVGRSSRAALPMTRDLLLSREHFRIERSGPAYQLVDLGSTNGTKVNGLHVERVTLREGDEIVAGQSEFHVMVHGSSGGESVLSRTCLGCGARISSPAPGDSHSDESTGFAVPLNVHPSDADLCLNCRNRRRQFPETHPDFLIEELIGEGGMGEVYRATQLSTGRRVAVKMLLTNASADEKALKYFRREIHVLKNLLTPAGQGHPGIVAFYDLFELDGVFQLVMEYVDGKNALEWSRQYRPLPVSTVVQIGRQLLSALAYAHSKGYVHRDVKPSNLLVMGPTHRPRVKLSDFGLAKSFAEGNLFSSMTRQGEVGGSTGFLSPDHIREFRDVKEPADIYSAGATLYYLLANEYPYFGFNPRQANSYELILEAPPIPLRAFRPDAPEELERILMKALQKQPKDRWKSAQAMGDALQALMPTVHP; translated from the coding sequence ATGGATTTGGTGTTGCGAGTGACCTCAGGGCCGCACATCGGCGAGGAACGTCGAATCGAGGGGACCGAGCCGATGATCGTCGGTCGTTCCTCGCGCGCGGCTCTCCCCATGACGAGAGACCTGCTTCTTTCCCGCGAGCACTTCCGGATCGAACGCAGCGGACCCGCCTACCAACTCGTCGACCTGGGAAGCACCAACGGCACCAAGGTCAACGGCCTGCACGTCGAGCGAGTCACGCTTCGCGAAGGGGATGAAATCGTCGCCGGCCAGAGCGAGTTCCACGTGATGGTCCACGGCTCCTCAGGCGGGGAGTCCGTTTTGAGTCGAACTTGCCTGGGCTGTGGGGCGCGGATCTCGTCCCCGGCCCCAGGGGATTCGCACTCCGACGAGTCGACTGGCTTCGCAGTCCCGCTGAACGTCCACCCTTCGGACGCCGATCTCTGCCTGAACTGCCGCAATCGACGACGTCAGTTCCCCGAAACGCACCCTGACTTCCTCATCGAAGAACTGATCGGCGAGGGAGGGATGGGCGAAGTCTACCGGGCCACGCAGCTCTCCACGGGTCGCCGAGTCGCCGTTAAGATGTTGCTGACGAACGCTTCGGCCGATGAAAAGGCGTTGAAGTATTTCCGTCGCGAGATCCACGTCCTCAAGAATCTTCTCACCCCCGCGGGCCAGGGCCATCCGGGGATTGTCGCGTTCTACGACCTGTTCGAGCTGGACGGCGTCTTCCAACTGGTCATGGAATACGTCGACGGTAAGAACGCACTGGAGTGGTCGCGGCAGTATCGGCCGTTGCCGGTTTCGACGGTCGTGCAAATCGGTCGGCAACTGCTCTCCGCACTGGCGTACGCCCATTCCAAGGGATACGTCCATCGGGACGTCAAGCCGTCGAATCTCCTGGTGATGGGGCCGACTCACCGACCTCGCGTCAAGCTTTCGGACTTTGGTCTCGCCAAGAGCTTCGCGGAAGGCAACCTCTTCTCCAGCATGACCAGGCAGGGAGAGGTCGGCGGCTCGACTGGGTTCCTCTCCCCTGACCACATTCGCGAGTTCCGCGACGTGAAGGAACCGGCCGACATCTACAGCGCCGGCGCCACGCTCTACTATCTCCTGGCCAATGAGTACCCGTATTTCGGCTTCAACCCCCGCCAGGCCAATTCGTATGAGCTGATTCTGGAGGCCCCGCCGATCCCGCTTCGCGCGTTTCGGCCCGACGCTCCCGAGGAGTTGGAGCGGATTCTCATGAAGGCCCTCCAGAAACAACCCAAGGATCGTTGGAAATCCGCCCAGGCGATGGGAGACGCGCTTCAGGCGTTGATGCCGACCGTACATCCCTGA
- a CDS encoding AMP-binding protein, giving the protein MNADETVAEDRSAKAGESHGFVRPLSPLPTAWRTLLHAFVDQVRRNPGRLAMRDSTGAKLTCGETLLRAAALSRVLARELGDEEFVGLMLPPMVPSAVANLAIALLGKVPVNLNYTTNQAMVDSAVEQCGIKRVITSGRVLEKCHIRPSAELLMLEDVPARVRTSDKLWAAFVAKAVPTALLSSFFPGLKNRGLDDLATVIFTSGSTGEPKGVMLTNRNILSNVLQVHEQIELDDREVILGILPFFHSFGYTIGLWTALVLGKTVVYHFNPVDAKAIGKLCEEHSVTLVAGTPSFARMYLKACRPEQFKTVKHLILGAEKLKDECYREIKDVLNIEPMQGYGTTELSPVVSVNVPSSKVLPDGRTVYANRPGTVGLPVPGTLVKTVDPTTNEDLPRGATGLICIKGPQVMAGYLGKPEATAKVLKDGWYATGDLGFVDEDGFLTITDRISRFSKIAGEMVPHLGVESAVMAAAGVDEQQVAVTSIPDPKHGERLCILYTELGATPDEIHRRLIAAGVPRLWIPSVRDFVAVEEIPITGTGKVDLRALRELANRQPVS; this is encoded by the coding sequence ATGAACGCTGACGAGACGGTCGCCGAAGATCGCTCCGCCAAGGCCGGCGAGAGCCATGGCTTTGTCAGGCCGCTTTCTCCCCTGCCGACGGCCTGGCGTACGCTTTTGCACGCGTTTGTTGACCAGGTACGGCGAAATCCCGGTCGGCTGGCGATGCGTGACAGTACTGGCGCCAAGCTCACCTGCGGCGAAACGCTCCTTCGGGCGGCCGCGTTGAGCCGTGTGCTGGCCCGCGAACTTGGAGACGAGGAATTCGTCGGCCTGATGCTTCCGCCGATGGTCCCCTCCGCGGTAGCCAATCTGGCGATCGCCCTGCTGGGGAAGGTCCCGGTCAACCTGAACTACACGACCAATCAGGCGATGGTCGACTCGGCCGTCGAGCAGTGCGGCATCAAGCGGGTGATCACTTCGGGCCGGGTCCTGGAGAAATGCCACATTCGGCCGTCCGCCGAACTGCTGATGCTGGAAGACGTCCCAGCGAGGGTGCGGACCTCTGACAAGCTCTGGGCCGCTTTCGTAGCCAAGGCCGTCCCCACGGCCCTGCTCTCCAGCTTCTTCCCGGGGCTGAAGAACCGAGGTCTGGACGATCTCGCCACGGTCATCTTCACCTCGGGGTCGACCGGCGAGCCCAAGGGGGTGATGCTCACGAATCGGAACATCCTCAGCAACGTCCTCCAGGTGCACGAACAGATCGAGTTGGACGACCGCGAGGTGATCCTGGGGATCCTTCCCTTCTTCCATTCGTTCGGCTACACGATCGGCCTGTGGACGGCGCTGGTGCTCGGCAAAACGGTCGTCTACCACTTCAACCCGGTCGACGCCAAGGCGATCGGCAAGCTCTGCGAGGAGCACTCCGTCACGCTCGTGGCCGGCACCCCGTCGTTCGCGCGGATGTACCTGAAGGCCTGTCGGCCCGAGCAGTTCAAGACGGTCAAGCACCTGATCCTGGGCGCTGAGAAGCTCAAGGACGAGTGCTATCGCGAGATCAAGGACGTCTTGAACATCGAGCCGATGCAGGGCTACGGCACGACCGAACTTTCGCCGGTGGTCTCGGTGAACGTCCCTTCGTCCAAGGTCCTTCCGGACGGTCGGACCGTTTATGCGAACAGGCCCGGGACCGTTGGGCTTCCTGTTCCCGGAACCCTGGTCAAGACTGTGGACCCGACCACGAACGAGGACCTTCCTCGGGGCGCGACGGGGCTGATCTGCATCAAGGGCCCGCAGGTCATGGCCGGCTATCTCGGCAAGCCGGAGGCGACGGCGAAAGTTCTGAAGGACGGCTGGTACGCCACCGGCGACCTCGGCTTCGTCGACGAGGACGGCTTCCTGACGATCACGGATCGGATCAGCCGGTTCTCCAAGATCGCCGGCGAGATGGTTCCCCACCTCGGGGTCGAGTCGGCCGTGATGGCGGCTGCGGGCGTCGACGAACAACAGGTGGCCGTCACGTCGATCCCCGACCCGAAGCATGGTGAGCGGCTCTGCATCCTGTACACCGAACTGGGGGCGACTCCCGACGAGATCCACCGCCGCTTGATCGCCGCCGGCGTTCCGCGACTCTGGATTCCGTCGGTCCGAGATTTCGTCGCTGTCGAGGAGATCCCGATCACCGGGACCGGCAAGGTCGACCTCCGCGCGCTTCGCGAACTGGCGAATCGGCAGCCGGTCTCCTGA
- a CDS encoding PSD1 and planctomycete cytochrome C domain-containing protein, translating into MTWRSAIRATAALLVFSAPLARAEENTPVSGSVRFNRDVRGILSDKCFQCHGPDESQRKGKLRLDSFKFATVPANGGDPAVLPGKPDDSELIRRITSDDPEEVMPPRKTGKPVTPEEVKVLRSWIAGGAEYEGHWAFIPPERPAAPEVAFPGWVRNPIDAWILKRLERDRLTPSPEADRTTLIRRLTLDLTGLPPTIAEVDAFLADDRADAYDRLVDRLLDSPHYGERWGRVWLDAARYADSDGYEKDKPRTVHFYRDWVVSALNRDLPYDEFITEQIAGDLLPNPSQDQVVATGFLRNSMINEEGGIDPEQFRVEAMFDRMDAIGKAILGLTIQCAQCHTHKYDPIQQVDYYRMMAFLNNVDEAAVAVYTPEELRTRNKILKGIVAIEDEIRRETPDWADRQRSWEESVREPGPSWKIVRTDVDQNNGTGQKHTLMPDGSLLASGYAPTIHDDSFTALEPVPSVAAVRLEMLNDPALPLSGPGRSTKGLFGLTEFHLFTAPADRPNERKEVAIARATADVNPPETLLAAIFDDKKGRRRVTGPIDFAIDRKVETAWGIDVGPGRRNVPRKAVFVLDKPVSFPAGVILTFRLDQHHGGWNSDDNQNNNLGRFRFSITDAPDATADPIPARVREALAVPSEKRTPEQAAAVFSAFRTSVPEWKDANDRIEALWKEHPEGASQLVLRDRERVTHRLERGDFLKPAETVSPGLPTFLNPPPQVDGPSSRLTLARWLVDRKAPTTARSIVNRVWQAYFGTGLTATSEDLGSQCEPPSHPELLDWLAVEFMDRGWSLKTLHRLIVESSTYRQSSRTTSELTAKDPFNRLLARGARVRADAEVVRDVTLAAGGLLDPTIGGPSITPPAPAFLFQPPASYGPKPWPETTGSAKYRRALYTFRFRSIPYPILQAFDAPNADFACVRRSRSNTPLQALALLNEPVSLDAARSLAAITLKDGGANDEERIVYAFRRCLARKPTAAEQKVLTDLLHKQAERFTADAADAAKLSGGASASPVEHASWTVLARVLLNLDETITKE; encoded by the coding sequence ATGACTTGGCGCTCAGCTATCAGAGCGACTGCGGCCCTCCTGGTCTTCTCGGCTCCCCTCGCGCGGGCTGAAGAGAACACGCCTGTCAGCGGTTCCGTCCGGTTCAACCGGGACGTTCGAGGCATCCTCTCGGACAAGTGTTTCCAATGTCACGGCCCCGACGAATCCCAGCGCAAGGGGAAACTGCGGCTCGACTCGTTCAAGTTCGCGACGGTCCCCGCGAACGGCGGCGATCCGGCCGTCCTGCCCGGCAAACCTGACGACAGCGAGTTGATCCGGCGGATCACCTCGGACGATCCCGAGGAAGTGATGCCCCCTCGGAAGACCGGCAAGCCGGTGACGCCCGAGGAGGTGAAAGTCCTTCGCTCGTGGATCGCCGGAGGGGCCGAGTACGAGGGCCATTGGGCGTTCATCCCTCCCGAACGCCCGGCCGCGCCCGAGGTCGCTTTCCCCGGCTGGGTCCGGAACCCGATCGACGCGTGGATTTTGAAGCGGTTGGAGCGAGACAGACTGACGCCCTCGCCCGAAGCCGACAGGACCACCCTGATCCGCCGCCTGACGCTCGATCTCACCGGCCTGCCGCCGACGATCGCCGAGGTCGACGCCTTCCTCGCCGACGATCGCGCCGACGCTTACGACCGCCTCGTCGACCGCCTTCTCGACTCTCCCCATTATGGCGAGCGCTGGGGACGCGTCTGGCTCGACGCCGCCCGCTACGCCGACTCCGACGGTTACGAGAAGGACAAGCCTCGCACCGTCCATTTCTACCGGGACTGGGTCGTCTCCGCCCTCAACCGCGACCTCCCCTACGACGAGTTCATTACGGAACAGATCGCCGGCGACCTGCTGCCGAACCCCAGCCAGGACCAGGTCGTCGCGACTGGCTTCTTGCGGAACTCGATGATCAACGAGGAAGGGGGCATCGATCCCGAGCAGTTTCGCGTCGAGGCGATGTTCGATCGGATGGACGCGATCGGCAAGGCGATCCTTGGCCTGACCATCCAGTGCGCCCAGTGCCACACCCACAAGTACGACCCCATCCAGCAGGTCGACTACTACCGGATGATGGCCTTCCTCAACAACGTGGACGAGGCCGCCGTCGCCGTTTACACGCCCGAGGAATTGAGGACCCGAAACAAGATCCTCAAAGGGATCGTCGCGATCGAGGACGAAATCCGTCGCGAGACGCCCGACTGGGCCGATCGTCAGCGCTCCTGGGAGGAGTCCGTCCGAGAGCCAGGTCCATCCTGGAAGATCGTCCGAACCGACGTCGATCAGAACAACGGCACCGGCCAGAAACACACGCTGATGCCGGACGGCTCGCTGCTGGCCTCGGGTTACGCCCCCACGATCCACGACGACAGCTTCACGGCCCTGGAACCCGTCCCCTCGGTCGCGGCCGTTCGGCTGGAGATGCTCAACGACCCCGCACTGCCGCTGTCGGGACCGGGCCGATCCACCAAGGGGCTGTTCGGGCTGACCGAGTTCCACCTCTTCACCGCCCCCGCCGACCGGCCCAACGAGAGGAAAGAAGTCGCCATCGCCCGAGCGACGGCCGACGTGAATCCGCCCGAAACCCTGCTCGCGGCAATCTTCGACGACAAGAAGGGCCGACGCCGCGTCACGGGCCCGATCGACTTCGCCATCGACCGGAAGGTCGAGACGGCCTGGGGGATCGACGTCGGGCCGGGGCGTCGCAACGTTCCGCGCAAGGCTGTCTTCGTCCTGGACAAGCCGGTGTCGTTCCCGGCCGGAGTGATCCTGACGTTCCGTCTCGACCAGCACCACGGCGGCTGGAACAGCGACGACAACCAGAACAACAACCTCGGCCGGTTTCGGTTCTCCATCACCGACGCTCCGGACGCCACGGCCGACCCGATACCCGCGCGGGTTCGTGAAGCCCTGGCGGTCCCATCCGAAAAAAGGACTCCCGAGCAAGCCGCCGCCGTCTTCAGCGCCTTCCGAACGTCCGTTCCCGAATGGAAGGACGCCAACGATCGGATCGAGGCGCTCTGGAAAGAGCATCCGGAGGGGGCGTCTCAGCTCGTTTTGCGGGATCGCGAGCGGGTGACGCATCGGCTGGAGCGTGGAGACTTCCTCAAACCGGCGGAGACCGTCTCACCCGGCTTGCCGACCTTCCTTAATCCTCCGCCCCAGGTAGACGGCCCCTCGTCGCGTTTGACGCTCGCGAGATGGCTCGTCGACCGCAAGGCGCCCACGACGGCTCGCTCAATCGTGAACCGAGTTTGGCAGGCGTACTTCGGAACGGGCCTCACAGCGACGAGCGAGGATCTGGGCTCCCAGTGCGAGCCGCCGTCGCATCCGGAGCTGCTCGACTGGCTGGCCGTCGAGTTCATGGATCGCGGCTGGAGCTTGAAGACGCTGCATCGCCTCATCGTGGAATCGAGCACCTATCGGCAATCCTCACGGACGACCTCGGAGTTGACCGCGAAGGATCCGTTCAACCGTCTGCTCGCCCGCGGCGCCCGAGTCCGCGCCGACGCCGAGGTCGTCCGCGACGTGACGCTCGCGGCCGGCGGGCTGCTCGACCCGACCATTGGCGGGCCGAGCATCACTCCTCCCGCGCCGGCTTTCCTGTTCCAGCCTCCCGCCAGTTACGGCCCGAAGCCCTGGCCGGAGACCACCGGTTCGGCGAAATACCGGAGGGCTCTCTACACGTTCCGGTTCCGGTCGATCCCGTACCCGATCCTCCAGGCGTTTGACGCCCCCAACGCCGACTTCGCCTGCGTTCGCCGCAGCCGGTCGAACACGCCGCTCCAGGCCCTCGCCCTGTTGAACGAGCCCGTTTCGCTCGACGCCGCGCGGTCGCTGGCCGCGATCACCCTGAAGGACGGGGGAGCAAACGATGAGGAGCGGATCGTCTACGCGTTTCGTCGCTGCCTCGCCCGCAAACCCACCGCCGCCGAACAGAAGGTGCTGACCGACCTCCTGCACAAGCAGGCCGAGCGGTTCACCGCCGACGCGGCCGACGCCGCGAAGCTCTCGGGCGGAGCGTCGGCTTCACCGGTCGAGCACGCGAGTTGGACGGTCCTCGCCCGCGTGCTGCTGAACCTCGACGAGACGATCACCAAGGAATGA